CCATTTCCATTTCTGAATAGCCCCGATCAGCATGACTATCCCAAACAACGGGATGAGCCATACCGTATATTCGGCCGGAATGTCCGAAGACAGGTCTTTATCCTTCATACAACCTCTTTTTGCATCGCAGCAAATATAAAGGAATAAATTGGAAATGTACTCCCGGAAGTCTCTTATTTAAAATTTATTCCAGATTCTTTCCAGAATAAATTGCTATTTTTGTTCTACAAAATTTCAACGCCATGAAGATATTAATCATTGAAGACGAAAAAGACTTGCGAGAAGTGATGACTCGATCACTGGAGAAAGAACGTTTTGTCGTGGAGACAGCGGCAGACTATTCTACAGCCCTGCAAAAGATCAATGATTACGACTACGATTGTATCTTGCTGGATATTATGCTCCCCGGGGGTAGCGGACTTTCGATTCTGGAAGAGCTGAAGAAATTAAAGAAACGGGAAAGCGTGATCATCGTGTCGGCTAAGGATTCCATTGAAGACAAGGTTACGGGGCTTGACCTCGGTGCTGATGATTACCTCGCAAAACCATTCCACTTGGCAGAATTACACGCGAGGGTGAAATCCGTGATCCGACGCCATCAAACCGACGGGAATACCGAGATTGAAATTGAAAACCTAACCGTCCGTCCCGACGATCACACCGTGTTCATCAATGGAGAAGAGCTGAAACTCAATCGAAAAGAATTTGACTTGCTCTACTATTTTGTCACCAATCCGAACCGATTGATCAACAAAACGACATTGGCTGAATCCGTGTGGGGTGATAACA
The window above is part of the Butyricimonas paravirosa genome. Proteins encoded here:
- a CDS encoding response regulator transcription factor, translating into MKILIIEDEKDLREVMTRSLEKERFVVETAADYSTALQKINDYDYDCILLDIMLPGGSGLSILEELKKLKKRESVIIVSAKDSIEDKVTGLDLGADDYLAKPFHLAELHARVKSVIRRHQTDGNTEIEIENLTVRPDDHTVFINGEELKLNRKEFDLLYYFVTNPNRLINKTTLAESVWGDNIDQADSLDFIYSQVKNLRKKMKTADAIPEIKAVYGFGYKLITTPEA